The Paenibacillus wynnii DNA window TCCGCTAAAGAGGTTAAAAAGGATAATGCAGGCGCTTATAGAGCTATAGATAAGCTTAGGGACTGATAAATTCTGCAAAAAAACACTTGCAGCTATAAAGAATGTTTCAACACACGCCGATAAACTTAGTAATGATTATCGGCTTTTTTATATTAAAAGGAAGGTGGAAGTTATGAAAATTAACGAGACCGGACGTATTAACGCGATTAATCCTTATCAACGCAACGCGGAATCGCAAAGGCAGGAACAAATGAAGAAGAGTACACGTAAGGATGAGGTTTCGATCTCTACAGAAGCCATGAAGCTTCTCGAGGCACAGAACAGCGGTAAGGTTGATGCTGAACGTGCACTCAAGATTGAGAACTTGAAGCAGCAGGTTTCTGCCGGCACTTACCAAGTTGACGCATCCAAGCTCGCAGAGAAACTCGCCCCTTATTTTAAGCAATCCTCCGAGAATTAGGTGAATCCATCTATGGCACTGACAAAATTGATTGAACTATTGGAGCGGCTGGACGAGGCCCATCAACAAATGCTGGATCTGGCCGCTACCAAGAAAGAAGCTATTATGGATAATAAAGTTGAGGGGATCATAGAAATCCTTAACCGTGAATCCAAGCTTATGAAGCTGACTCGACAACTCGAGGAGCAGCGTGCAGAGGCGGCTTATGCCTTTCTGCAAGGAGTTGGTATTCGTTCCAACCTCAACCTGAACCTCACCGAGTTGTCCAGGCTTGTATTTGACCCAGATGACAAGTCGCGACTTCTGCATGTTCAGCTTAAGCTTTCAGACACTTTGAAAAGTCTGAAGCAAGCTAACGAGCTTAATCAGAAACTGATTGAGCAGTCGCTTACCTTTATAGATTATACCTTGGACTTATTAGTTGGCAGACCCAATCAGGACATTACTTATCATCATCCATCTGACAAGGGTGCCGCAGTTAACCGGTCGGGACTTTTTGACGCTCGGGGATAGAACATAACTTTATAGGATAGTTTGCATTAGCCATACGCAAAGCTTTTAAGGGGGAGCAAGAAGCATGACATCTACTTTTCACTCGATCGAGACGGCGAGACGCAGTTTGTTCACACAGACGGCAGCTTTAAATACAACCGGACATAATATCGCCAATGCCAATACAGAGGGTTACAGCCGTCAGACCGTTAAGATGACTGCCTCCCGTCCCATTGAAGCTTATGGACTTACCAAATCTACGGTTCCAGGTCAGTTAGGCACAGGCGTAGAATTCGGATCTATTGAACGTGTCCGAGAGTCCTTTTTGGATAATCAATTCCGTGATGAGAACTCAGCTCTCGGCAACTGGACTATCCAGTCGAATACACTAGACAAGCTGGAAGCTATCTTTCAAGAGCCTTCCGATACCGGAATCAGTACCGTGATGAATAACTTTTGGAAGTCCTGGTCTGACCTCAGTAAGAATCCTGCAGACAGTACAGCTCGTAAGATTGTAGTTCAAACTACACAATCCATGACGGACGCTATGAACTATTTGAGCAGACAGCTTGATAATCTGAACACGGATTTAGCATCCAATATTGCTGTTAAAGGCACCGAAATACAGACGTATCTTTCTTCAGTAGCTGAACTTAACAAATCTATCTTCAGAATTGAGAGCTTGGGTGACAAAGCAAATGACCTGCGTGATCAACGTGATCTATTCGTAGACAAGCTTTCAAAGATTATTAATATCAATGTAGTTGAAACGGAGAGTGGGTTTAACGTTTCATTAGGAAGTCAACCGCTGGTTCAAGGTTTCGCGGTTTCAGCTACTACCGATAGTGCTTTTTTGAACTCAGCTTATGGCGATGGTTTATCGGGTGATATGAAATCTGGCGAGGTCTATGGAATGATTGCTTCCAGCAAGAACTATGTGGCTGATTACAAGAAACAGCTCGATAATATAGCTAATACCATTGCTACTGGTGATATAGTAGTAACTCTTCCTAAAGGCTCTGTACTTCCAGAAGGAACTATCCTTACCAATGATGTCACTGTAACCAAGGCGGATGGATCTACTGCTACTATTACCGCGGGATCGCTGTTTCCTATAGGTGCTACCTTGAATTCAGATGTAAAAACAACGGTTCAAGGGCTAAACGGGCTTCATCAACTAGGTTATACAATGGATGGTACTCTCAATCCAGGCAAACCTCTGTTCACAATTACAGGTGATGGAACGGCCATTACGGCCGGGAATATTACCCTTAACGCTGAAATTGCTGCGGACAGCAACCTCTTGGCAACCTCCCTTCGAACTACTGGAACGGGAACTGCCGAAGCAGTAGTAAAAGGCAATAATACATTAGCACTCTTGTTAGCTACTCAGCAGACGGGTTCTTTTAAATCTCCATCATCGGGGATTACAGCAACAGCAGACACCTTTTACAAATCACTGGTAGGACAACTTGGTATTCAATCACAGGAAGCTACACGCCAAACCGAAAACTCCAATTATCTGGTGGAGCAAGTAAATGCGCGTCGTCAATCCGTCAGTGGAGTTTCCCTGGACGAGGAAATGGCCAACATGCTAGTGTTTCAACACGCTTACAGCGCGGCGGCACGGTTCATGACCACTTATGATCAATTACTAGATAAATTAATTAATTCTACCGGCGTCGTAGGCAGATAAGATAGGGAGGAGGATAACACCATGTTAAGAGTTACCTCGAATATGATGAATTCACAGCTGTTGCTTAACTTGAACCGCAATGCTCGTACTATGAATGATACACAACTTCAGTTAGCAACAGGCCGTAAGCTTAATAAACCTTCGGATGATCCGGTCGGAATTACTTATTCCCTCCGTTATCGTGCGGAGCTTTCATCGAATGAACAGTACCAGAAAAATGTAGATAGCGCGATATCTTGGCTTGATTACAATGATACTGTAATGACTCAAGCAGGGGATGTAATTCAACGGTTGCGGGAGATTTCTGTGCAAGGTTCTAATGGTACTAATCCACAAACAGCTTTGGACAGTATTAATGCTGAGGTAAAACAACTTAAAGCACAACTGGTTGATATAGCAAACAGCCAATTAAATGGGAAATATATTTTCAATGGCCAACAATATGATGCGAAACCTTTCGACTTCCCTACTGGAGCAGATGGGATGCCTGATACTTCAGGAGCCGCACTTATTACAACGGATAGTGGGAATGTCAATTATTCGGTAGGTGAAAGTGTACAGCTTCCTATTAATGTAACAGGCAGCGAAGTTTTTGGAGGAGTAGAAATTGATAATATTTTCTCCATAATAGATAGGATCTCTAACGCATTGGCCTCGGGAAACATAACTGGTGTATCAGCTGAGTTGAATAATATAGATACACGTAACAATAAAATGTTATCTTTGCAGGCTGATATAGGTGCA harbors:
- the flgK gene encoding flagellar hook-associated protein FlgK — translated: MTSTFHSIETARRSLFTQTAALNTTGHNIANANTEGYSRQTVKMTASRPIEAYGLTKSTVPGQLGTGVEFGSIERVRESFLDNQFRDENSALGNWTIQSNTLDKLEAIFQEPSDTGISTVMNNFWKSWSDLSKNPADSTARKIVVQTTQSMTDAMNYLSRQLDNLNTDLASNIAVKGTEIQTYLSSVAELNKSIFRIESLGDKANDLRDQRDLFVDKLSKIININVVETESGFNVSLGSQPLVQGFAVSATTDSAFLNSAYGDGLSGDMKSGEVYGMIASSKNYVADYKKQLDNIANTIATGDIVVTLPKGSVLPEGTILTNDVTVTKADGSTATITAGSLFPIGATLNSDVKTTVQGLNGLHQLGYTMDGTLNPGKPLFTITGDGTAITAGNITLNAEIAADSNLLATSLRTTGTGTAEAVVKGNNTLALLLATQQTGSFKSPSSGITATADTFYKSLVGQLGIQSQEATRQTENSNYLVEQVNARRQSVSGVSLDEEMANMLVFQHAYSAAARFMTTYDQLLDKLINSTGVVGR
- a CDS encoding flagellar protein FlgN, translating into MALTKLIELLERLDEAHQQMLDLAATKKEAIMDNKVEGIIEILNRESKLMKLTRQLEEQRAEAAYAFLQGVGIRSNLNLNLTELSRLVFDPDDKSRLLHVQLKLSDTLKSLKQANELNQKLIEQSLTFIDYTLDLLVGRPNQDITYHHPSDKGAAVNRSGLFDARG
- the flgL gene encoding flagellar hook-associated protein FlgL, with product MLRVTSNMMNSQLLLNLNRNARTMNDTQLQLATGRKLNKPSDDPVGITYSLRYRAELSSNEQYQKNVDSAISWLDYNDTVMTQAGDVIQRLREISVQGSNGTNPQTALDSINAEVKQLKAQLVDIANSQLNGKYIFNGQQYDAKPFDFPTGADGMPDTSGAALITTDSGNVNYSVGESVQLPINVTGSEVFGGVEIDNIFSIIDRISNALASGNITGVSAELNNIDTRNNKMLSLQADIGAKTNRIELMQSRLSDLEVNLTDLQSKTEDGDYAELLMKSKVQENIYNASLSVGSKIIQSTLVDFIR
- the flgM gene encoding flagellar biosynthesis anti-sigma factor FlgM, which translates into the protein MKINETGRINAINPYQRNAESQRQEQMKKSTRKDEVSISTEAMKLLEAQNSGKVDAERALKIENLKQQVSAGTYQVDASKLAEKLAPYFKQSSEN